The genomic stretch ATCGTGTTCGACATGACCACCAGCGGCATATAGAACAGCCCCGCTATGGTGGAACGGTAGGCAATCGCGGACAACACAAAAAGTGTCAACAACGCCAGGGCGATGCTCTCCACCTGGCGCGCGAATACTTCCTCGTTAACCGCAGCCAGCACCCCGACCAGGCCACCGGCCAACCGGTAGTGGGAGTCGCCCGGCAAGGGGTTGTTTTCGACGTATTCCTCGATCCGCGACATAGCAGTACGAATGGTGTCGCCCTTATGGTCGCGGAAGAACATGGTCACCGAGCCATCCTTGAAGTCGGTGTCCATGAACCGATCCATATCCCCTGGATCGGTACCAGTCAGGTACATGAACAGCAGTTCGCCGTTGATGTCGGCGGTGTGGCCCAAGTCCTCGAAGCGGCGATTGCCCTCGTGCAAATTGGCGTTGATCGGTCCGATCAAATCCACCATCGACACCGTCCCACCGATCTGGGGCTGAGTTTCCAGGTAGCGCTGAAAGTTATCGACGTTGATCAACAATTCGGGATCCTTGAGGGCGTTCGGCTCATCCCCCTCGATCACCACGAACATCTGGTCACTGCCCTGGAAGGTGTCGTTGATCGCTTTCGCATCCACGTTGTAGGGATGGTC from Immundisolibacter sp. encodes the following:
- a CDS encoding RND family transporter — translated: DHPYNVDAKAINDTFQGSDQMFVVIEGDEPNALKDPELLINVDNFQRYLETQPQIGGTVSMVDLIGPINANLHEGNRRFEDLGHTADINGELLFMYLTGTDPGDMDRFMDTDFKDGSVTMFFRDHKGDTIRTAMSRIEEYVENNPLPGDSHYRLAGGLVGVLAAVNEEVFARQVESIALALLTLFVLSAIAYRSTIAGLFYMPLVVMSNTITFAFMAWKGIGMNINTLPVAALGIGLGVDYAFYIVDGVKERFRETGDVVASIRGSLLTAGRGVLITGGTMIASVLVWYASSLKFQAEMGLLMALWLTVSAITSLLLIPAMIYVFRPRFVFGDGATTPGHPAVTA